A single genomic interval of Salinarchaeum sp. IM2453 harbors:
- a CDS encoding secondary thiamine-phosphate synthase enzyme YjbQ, whose product MPQLTIESSNRMETIDITDDVAAAIPESVTDGICSVYVTHTTAAVTVNENESGLRTDTESFLHDLVPSAGHKHDTIDNNADSHLRATLIGPDVTVPVRDGSLALGTWGSILFFDFDGPRRRTIEVTVVEK is encoded by the coding sequence ATGCCGCAACTGACAATTGAATCCTCCAACCGAATGGAAACAATTGATATCACAGATGATGTGGCGGCGGCGATCCCAGAGTCAGTTACCGACGGTATCTGCTCCGTGTATGTCACACACACGACAGCCGCAGTAACCGTTAATGAGAATGAATCAGGCCTACGTACTGATACAGAATCTTTCTTACACGATCTCGTTCCCTCTGCTGGGCACAAACACGATACTATCGACAATAATGCCGATTCTCATCTGCGTGCGACGCTGATTGGACCTGACGTGACTGTCCCGGTTCGGGATGGATCATTGGCACTTGGCACTTGGGGATCAATCCTTTTCTTTGATTTTGATGGTCCACGAAGACGAACCATCGAAGTCACTGTGGTCGAAAAATAG
- a CDS encoding DUF3194 domain-containing protein, translating to MSEIDDTRVVETASDAAQNVIFSRYERSEINDIDITIHFEDDVLEVDIYLDADHGDPDQVANDAALAARSAVDRLLE from the coding sequence ATGAGCGAAATTGATGACACACGCGTGGTTGAAACCGCGTCAGATGCAGCGCAGAACGTGATTTTCTCTCGGTATGAGCGATCAGAGATCAACGATATCGATATTACGATTCATTTTGAGGATGACGTTCTTGAAGTCGATATCTATCTTGATGCAGATCATGGCGACCCAGATCAAGTCGCAAATGATGCAGCACTGGCAGCACGATCGGCTGTTGATCGACTGCTTGAGTGA
- a CDS encoding prefoldin subunit beta, which yields MQGSLPPQAQEKVEELQDLQETAQEVAVQKNEAETQLQDAQTALNELEGIDDDATMYREVGELFVQTSYDDAKDSLEDKVDTLEIRVETLEKQEERVQNQFEELQEELEDLLGGGLGGGAGPMGGS from the coding sequence ATGCAAGGTAGTCTACCGCCTCAGGCACAGGAGAAAGTCGAAGAATTACAGGACCTTCAAGAGACTGCACAGGAAGTCGCTGTTCAGAAGAACGAAGCAGAAACGCAGCTTCAGGACGCACAGACAGCTCTCAACGAGCTCGAAGGTATTGATGACGATGCGACAATGTATCGTGAAGTAGGCGAGCTGTTCGTTCAGACGTCATACGACGACGCCAAAGACAGTCTTGAAGACAAGGTTGACACGCTTGAAATCCGCGTCGAAACTCTTGAGAAACAGGAAGAACGGGTCCAGAACCAGTTCGAAGAACTACAGGAAGAGCTTGAAGATCTCCTCGGAGGCGGCCTCGGCGGCGGTGCCGGCCCAATGGGCGGATCCTAA